The DNA segment AGGGAGTGTCCCCCTGTTTCACTGGCCAATCCAAGACACTAACcacaacatgtattgataactgTTCGGACACGTGTAGGGAGTGTACCCCTGTTTCACTGGCCGATCCAAGACACTAACCACAACATGTATCGATGACTGTTCGGACACGTGTAGGGGGTGTACCCCTGTTTCACTGGCCGATCCAAGACACTAACcacaacatgtattgataactgCTCGGACACGTGTAGGGAGTGTCCCCCTGTTTCACTGGCCGATCCAAGACACTAACcacaacatgtattgataactgTTCGGACACGTGTAGGGAGTGTACCCCTGTTTCACTGGCCGATCCAAGACACTAACCACAATATGTATTGATAACTGTTCGGACACGTGTAGGGAGTGTACCCCTGTTTCACTGGCCGATCCAAGACACTAACcacaacatgtattgataactgCTCGGACACGTGTAGGGAGTGTACCCCTGTTACACTGGCCGATCAAAGACACTAACCACAACATGTATCGATGACTGCTCGGACACATGTAGGGAGTGTCCCCCTGTTTCACTGGCCGATCCAAGGCACTAACCACAACATGTATCGATAACTGCTCGGACACATGTAGGGAGTGTCCCCCTGTTTCACTGGCCGACCCAAGACACTAACCACAACATGTATCGATGACTGTTCGGACACGTGTAGGGAGTGTCCCCCTGTTTCACTGGCCGATCCAAGACACTAACCACAACATGTATCGATGACTGTTCGGACACGTGTAGGGAGTGTACCCCTGTTTCACTGGCCGACCCAAGACACTAACcacaacatgtattgataactgTTCGGACACGTGTAGGGAGTGTACCCCTGTTTCGCCGGCCGATCCAAGACACTAACcacaacatgtattgataactgCTCGGACACGTGTAGGGAATGTCTCCCTGTTTCACTGGCCGATCCAAGACACTAACcacaacatgtattgataactgCTCGGACACGTGTAGGGAGTGTCCCCCTGTTTCACTGGCCGATCCAAGACACTAACcacaacatgtattgataactgCTCGGACACGTGTAGGGAGTGTCCCCCTGTTTCACTGGCCGATCCAATACACTAACCACAACATGTATCGATGACTGTTCGGACACGTGTAGGGAGTGTACCCCTGTTTCACTGGCAGATCCAAGACACTAACcacaacatgtattgataactgCTCGGACACGTGTAGGGAGTGTACCCCTGTTTCGCCGGCCGATCTAAGACACTAACcacaacatgtattgataactgCTCGGACACGTGTAGGGAGTGTCCCCCTGTTTCACTGGCCAATCCAAGACACTAACCACAACATGTATGGATAACTGCTCGGACACGTGTATGGAGTGTACCCCGGtttcactgaccattccaaggcactaaccacaacatgtattgataactgCATGGACACGTGTAGGGAGTGTACCCCTGTTTCGCTAGCCGATCCAAGGCACTAACCGCAACATGTATCGATGTATGGATAACTGCTCGGACACGTGTAGGGAGTGTAACCCTGTTTCACTGACTGATCCAAGGCACTAACcacaacatgtattgataactgCTCGGACAAGTGTAGGGAGTGTACCCCTGTTTCACTGGCCGATCCAAGGCACTTACCACAACATGTATCGATGTATTGATAACTGCTCGGACACGTGTAGGGAGTGTACCCCTGTTTCACTGACCGATCCAAGGCACATACCACAACATGTATTGATAGCGATATTTTGATGCATGCCGGGGTGATGTGTCTGTGGTGCAACTGgttttgtccctgtagttttcattatattgatttaatacaCGTTACAAGTGAAAAATAACGCACACGTGTAACAAACGCTATGACAATGGTGTTACTAATTGTTGGAGTATGGGTCTTAattgaattgataaaaatactattaagCATGGGGACTTTGTACGTTATAGAGATTAATTCATCATTGAGTACTTTGTGAACAGCATATTGATTGAGTGCACGGTCTGTCTACATAGTAAAAACCTGTGCATGGAACTCATGTGATCTTTTTGATGTAAtagttattttattacatgGATTCGCCTTTTCCGGAAGGAGGTAAgaatttcaattatataaacTGACTACCCTGTgtggtatttctttaaacttacATTTAGAAAGAGATTtgagtttaaataaatgttaaggATCATCATCAACCACtcctgtttttaaacaaaatggaaCCATCTGTTTTGTATACTTAGTTCTATTTCGCCCATCCGCTCCATTTTTTCTCGGCCATAATCCAACGAAAACGAAATGAGTTTAATTTCAtgaattgttttgtgtttgtttgttttttctattctttaatttgttgatttttttttttaatttgtcgAATTTTTGAGGTGTCATTTCATTAACGCGAACAATAGAAACCTCACGCCAATTGCATAAAACTGAAAATTTCACGTTTAATAGATTTTATTGGTTGGTtataataattgcataaatattgaccaatcaatgtACATTTTGtctaactttgaccaaaccagtTCATGtataaccagttttatacaattgattgCTAATCggctaaaacacggtatttgtccattttatattttttggttgtTATACATAGATTGAAGGAAAGTGTGTGATTTCAAACTTAATTCTTTGCAGCCAAAGCATGTAACCTAGTCCACTCCTGCTGGCCTCCAAATttcaagtgaaaatatcaatttgtattcGAGTAACAGCAAAAAACATATCCCAAAAATGGCCATTTTCAAGCGTTATGCTgtctcatttgatttttttatatattcaaactgttatatATCTATTTTGCATGATGATTTGGAAAAACTGCATTACCTCAGCTTATAGAAAATTTCAAGTGCTAAATTTTGGTGGGTAAATCAAGAAAATAGACAaattattacagaaaatatgacttattaacATAAAGTGGTGCTTTtgccaatttttcaaaatcacaatAAGTATCCCTTGttatatgcatgaaaaacattgaaaattcaccCATTTACAAGTGATAACTGTTTTGTAAGACTGATTATTAATCAAACTTCCAATTTTTTGTTGCTTTGGGCATTCATGATTCACATTCTTAAAAAGAAGGAGGTTCACCTGTAAGATTTTCAGGGTTAAAAAATCTGTAGAGTCCGTAACCATGGGTTTGTatctacatatgtattaatgacAGAAATGTGGCATTCCACAAATAAAAACCTCTGTATGAGTATGTTTAATGgctgaaatatttttggaatattttgattttaagttgcatttttttacatatttaatgttacGGACACTACAAAATCTGCcttcaaattttgatttgaaatttccattgttttcaatagcatatttccttatattttttcatggtaaaagcaatttttttattgtgcaatATTGCATCATCTTTTAACTATtggaaaataccaataaaacggCTGATGCAACAATATTTGTGATGAATTATTGCATCATCCAAAACAACCGCCTTTCTAAGAAATATAACAGTCCAGCTGTAATGATGGAATCAGCTAAGAAAATGGCTTATTTTGGGTAATAGTCGGTCAGATTCCAGCAAGAAGTCCTTTCAAATGGAAAACACTTAAGGTGTTGGTTCCAGTGATGCTCTAGGTATGTATTATCCTTATCTAAACATTCCATGCTATGTTACGTAGGGTCCGTAACCaaaaccatatgtctgtacaTGATGCCCTGAATTAATGCAATTGTCCACATGAAATGCACATGTTGTGAtgcttatttgttgaaattgccATGCCCAACATATAACAAACTAAAATGGTCTTAACAGGTTGTTTAATGGAAATCCTATGACAGTATGAcacacaatttcattttgtgtagCCTATTACGGAGccgagatgaaatatttttacttaaagaTTGGCGTGTATGCCAATGAATACAATCAGTGTTATAATATACAGATCACAGACACAGTGGATACTTGTTAAATGTACAGAATTGAAGCttaagtaatatttgatttgtacTTGTACTCAGGTTACAGACTCTACAAAATACGGCCACTTGTTTCTAAGTCTACTGTAAgtatgttcaaaaacatttttatgaacagaaacaatacaattgaacCATATAGGGACATTTATACCTTTTGAggtttttcttttcacaaaacctgtctttatatgaagatttatataccatatatattaatattctaagGTATACATTGAACCCAACCGTTTAAGGTTAATTAATATTCAGAATGTCTTCTTACAGAAGAGAGCCGAAAATCATCACTGCGATCCcggaaacttgaaaaaaatgctgaaatgaATGCTGAAAAGAATGAAGACATAGAAAAGAAGCAAAAGGAGAAAAACAGGCTGAAAGTCAAGGCATGGAGAATGCGTCAGAAAAcagaaaactccacaaaataTTCTGAAATCAAAAAGAAAGACACAGAAAGAAAGAAGGAAGCTCGAATGAAAGTGAAACTCATGGCCAATTCAGATCCTGAATTAAAAGCCTccttaagaaagaaaaaagctgAAGAAATGAAAAGATACAGACAgagaaaaaagatgaaaacaacaTGTTCTTCTGAAGATCCTGGTGTTAAAAAGAGTAAGAAACCGGCtctggaagaaaaaaagaaaaaagctgtGAAGCGAACACAAGCCTGGAGAATGCGAATTAAACTTAAGTCTCCTACAATTCCAATTGTTAACACAGTTGATGAAAATGACAGTCATGGAGAAAGCAGACAGAACAAAAGTAACTTATCCCGTGCAACAGTATACAGACGAGCGCAAATGGTGAAAGGCATTCTGCCTAGGACACCAAAGAAGAAAGCCGCCATTTTAAAGAAGCTTATTGAGTCACCTTCAACATCCAAAGTACTTTCTGACCAAGGAGTAACAATGACACCAGCTTGTAAGAAGAAACTTAAAGTAGCAGATGCTATAGTGAATTCCTTGAAAGAAAGTATTTCCGAAGTAAACATTGGTGTTCGAAAAGACAGAGAAAAGAAACATGCATATGATGTAATACGTGAATCAGTACTAAGGAAATACAAAAAGATCACAGTTAGTAAATAGTTCAATGTGTCTTACAAGACAAGGAAGATGAGAAATGAATGGTGGAAAAAGAAACAGAGAAAAACAAGATGTGATGTGATAAGTGATCATGTGAAACAATCAGTGAAAGAGTTCTACCTGAGTGCTGAAATTGGCAGAGAGGTGCCATCCAAACGTGATGTTGTTAGAATCAAAACTCAGACTGTGTGATGACAATGACACTAGAAGAAGCACACAAgttatacaaaacaagaaaccCCAATCATAAAATAGGACTTACATCATTCAGCAAACTAAAACCAGTTAATGTAAAGAAAGTGTCCGAGACAAGCAGACGGTCATGCCTGTGCCAGACTTGTTGTAATGTAGCCCTGAAAGTAGAAGCACTTACAACATTGAAACGAGTTGTAAAAGAGACTGACATGACAGAAGACATTAAGATTGATAAGAAGAGTCTGAGTGATGCAACATTCTGCAGCTATGAACAAGAGCcatctttaaaatgtgtgtcaagaaattgtgaaaaatgtggAGTACAAGGCCTTCAAAAGTATTTGGCGACTATGGAAGAAAAGAACAGAGATGGGATGGTGTCATGGTATCAATGGGAAagcattgaaataaagaaatatgacaAAGTAA comes from the Mya arenaria isolate MELC-2E11 chromosome 13, ASM2691426v1 genome and includes:
- the LOC128215296 gene encoding DNA ligase 1-like — translated: MNAEKNEDIEKKQKEKNRLKVKAWRMRQKTENSTKYSEIKKKDTERKKEARMKVKLMANSDPELKASLRKKKAEEMKRYRQRKKMKTTCSSEDPGVKKSKKPALEEKKKKAVKRTQAWRMRIKLKSPTIPIVNTVDENDSHGESRQNKSNLSRATVYRRAQMVKGILPRTPKKKAAILKKLIESPSTSKVLSDQGVTMTPACKKKLKVADAIVNSLKESISEVNIGVRKDREKKHAYDVIRESVLRKYKKITVSK